From the Thermococcus sp. 18S1 genome, one window contains:
- a CDS encoding DUF434 domain-containing protein, whose amino-acid sequence MLLDAYRDLKYLLNRGYRKKYALEFVANHYRLAKGERYLLARCVFSDEWIEEVRKKLLRPEELRGRVLGIDGFNVLITLESLLEGRAIICEDGLVRDLKYQGRYRLNEGTERLLRDLSRALRELGVEKAVFFYGSAVPRSGEVKRLTEEALIREGVNSEVRLVKSPDFELKAFETVTTADIGIISKVPHVFDLAAYVGRLAGREASGFFEILGKM is encoded by the coding sequence ATGCTCCTCGATGCGTACCGCGACCTGAAGTACCTCCTCAACAGGGGCTACCGGAAAAAGTACGCCCTCGAGTTCGTGGCCAACCACTACAGGCTGGCCAAGGGCGAGCGCTACCTCCTGGCCCGGTGCGTGTTCTCGGACGAATGGATCGAGGAGGTACGAAAAAAGCTCCTAAGACCTGAGGAGCTCAGGGGAAGGGTTCTTGGGATAGATGGCTTCAACGTCCTGATAACACTCGAATCGCTCCTCGAAGGAAGAGCCATAATCTGTGAGGACGGGCTCGTGAGGGATTTGAAGTACCAGGGGAGGTACCGGCTCAACGAAGGCACGGAACGGCTCCTCCGCGACCTCTCCCGCGCCCTCAGGGAACTGGGCGTTGAAAAGGCGGTGTTCTTCTACGGCTCCGCGGTTCCAAGGAGCGGGGAGGTGAAGAGGCTGACCGAGGAAGCCCTCATCCGGGAGGGGGTCAACTCCGAGGTGAGGCTCGTCAAAAGCCCCGACTTCGAGCTCAAGGCCTTCGAAACCGTCACAACCGCCGACATTGGAATCATATCAAAGGTCCCCCACGTCTTCGACCTGGCCGCGTACGTGGGAAGGCTCGCCGGGCGGGAGGCGAGCGGTTTCTTTGAAATCCTAGGAAAAATGTAA
- a CDS encoding YhfC family intramembrane metalloprotease encodes MYLLPFPILGGLLAWATVYFLGFEKQRWGEFALGLAAFFIAMLIQNPVQQLPLLGIGIKSNADVIARGTAFTIGVSIWLGLIAGIVQEGAKYLLVKGKSLNTGLFMGLGFGITEVFVIAGVALAGALATGEPLDVPTGAALLSMVERYFVVLFHVGTGIYLAYAYREGFGKSGLLAVIGIHTFMDSMAAYYQLTKSEPVMYAVEFITALAALGLLYYTIPKAKVELPKEEEALW; translated from the coding sequence ATGTACCTCCTTCCGTTCCCCATACTCGGCGGGCTGCTGGCGTGGGCGACGGTTTACTTTCTGGGCTTCGAAAAGCAGAGGTGGGGGGAGTTCGCCCTCGGTTTAGCGGCGTTTTTCATAGCTATGCTCATCCAGAACCCCGTCCAGCAGCTCCCGCTCCTCGGAATCGGGATAAAGTCCAACGCCGACGTTATAGCGAGGGGAACCGCGTTCACCATAGGTGTTTCGATATGGCTCGGTCTCATCGCTGGAATAGTCCAGGAGGGGGCAAAGTACCTCCTGGTGAAGGGGAAGAGCCTGAACACCGGCCTGTTCATGGGCCTGGGCTTCGGAATAACGGAGGTCTTCGTTATAGCCGGGGTCGCTCTGGCGGGGGCCCTGGCCACAGGGGAACCCCTAGACGTCCCCACGGGCGCGGCGCTGCTCTCGATGGTGGAACGCTACTTCGTCGTCCTCTTCCACGTCGGAACCGGGATATACCTCGCGTACGCCTACAGGGAGGGATTCGGAAAGAGCGGCCTTCTGGCGGTGATAGGCATCCACACCTTCATGGACTCAATGGCGGCATATTACCAGCTCACGAAAAGCGAGCCGGTCATGTACGCGGTAGAGTTTATAACCGCCCTCGCCGCACTGGGACTGCTGTACTACACGATTCCAAAGGCGAAGGTCGAGCTCCCGAAGGAAGAGGAAGCCCTGTGGTGA
- a CDS encoding PadR family transcriptional regulator yields MLVDRKEKALKKLRKDLRSGLYSYLVLLLLEKEEELHGYAIRKRLEELSDGRIVPSEGALYDILKSLKKGGLVQDTWAEVGGRPRKYYSLTKLGREVLSELKMEIGAITETLERMEGE; encoded by the coding sequence GTGCTGGTGGACAGAAAGGAGAAAGCCCTCAAGAAGCTGAGGAAGGACCTCCGCTCCGGACTCTACTCTTACCTGGTGCTCCTGCTCCTGGAGAAGGAGGAAGAGCTCCACGGCTATGCGATACGGAAAAGACTGGAAGAACTCAGCGACGGCAGAATCGTGCCGAGTGAAGGGGCGCTCTACGATATCCTCAAGAGCCTGAAGAAGGGCGGCCTGGTCCAGGACACCTGGGCCGAGGTCGGAGGGAGACCGAGGAAGTACTACTCCCTGACGAAGCTGGGTCGGGAAGTCCTGAGCGAGCTGAAGATGGAGATAGGGGCCATAACGGAGACCCTGGAGAGGATGGAGGGGGAGTAG
- a CDS encoding RsmB/NOP family class I SAM-dependent RNA methyltransferase has translation MAKLKLSDRQLYALIEAVKLGEEIKPSQSAKRKAFAKYRIDGWENSKLTGIFYSLQRRLGLIDEIIEELVGVSPLILDPWLRATMRVAVEVAVFRDPSEKTRQHLKGLAQFLSKRTHPYTGYYYYDILPRILEYMPVIDSEEKRLKWDYLFPEWFIRRMRGLLGDEAEGLLKALNETLPTSIRVNLLKSSVEEVEDYLNKKNVRYERSGRVPTVIRILDPFNPEWLFNKGFAIAQEEAAAVAALVLAPEPGETVVDLAAAPGGKTAHMAELMKNEGKIYAFDVDGARIKRMREVLKRTGVEIAETARADGRKAPGLLGEGIADRVMLDAPCTSDGTIAKNPELRWRLREKNIPKVVTLQRELIESAWRLLKPGGRMLYSTCSMLPEENEGVVEWFLGRHDDAQLVPLDGPYDEGFLPGTMRAWPHRHRTIGFFYALIEKKGD, from the coding sequence GTGGCCAAATTAAAACTAAGCGACAGGCAGCTGTATGCACTCATAGAGGCGGTTAAACTCGGGGAGGAAATCAAGCCCAGCCAGAGCGCCAAGAGAAAGGCCTTCGCAAAGTACAGGATCGACGGCTGGGAGAACTCGAAGCTGACGGGCATATTCTACTCCCTCCAGCGCAGACTCGGCCTAATAGACGAGATAATCGAGGAGCTCGTCGGCGTTTCGCCCCTTATCCTCGATCCCTGGCTGAGGGCAACCATGAGGGTGGCCGTTGAGGTGGCCGTTTTTAGGGACCCCAGTGAAAAGACGCGGCAACATCTGAAGGGCCTCGCCCAGTTTCTGTCGAAGAGAACCCATCCCTACACCGGCTATTACTACTACGACATCCTGCCGAGGATACTCGAGTACATGCCTGTCATCGACAGTGAGGAGAAGCGTCTGAAGTGGGACTACCTGTTTCCGGAATGGTTCATACGGCGCATGAGGGGGCTCCTCGGTGACGAGGCGGAGGGGCTCCTTAAGGCACTCAACGAGACCCTGCCGACGAGCATCAGGGTTAACCTTCTGAAGAGCAGCGTTGAAGAAGTTGAGGATTATCTGAATAAAAAGAACGTCCGATACGAGAGAAGCGGGAGAGTGCCTACCGTCATCCGTATTCTCGACCCGTTCAACCCCGAATGGCTCTTCAACAAGGGGTTTGCCATCGCGCAGGAGGAGGCGGCAGCGGTTGCCGCCCTGGTTTTGGCCCCGGAGCCGGGGGAAACGGTCGTGGATCTCGCCGCCGCCCCCGGAGGCAAAACCGCCCACATGGCGGAACTGATGAAAAACGAGGGCAAAATCTACGCCTTCGATGTGGACGGGGCCAGGATAAAACGCATGCGCGAGGTTCTCAAGCGTACGGGTGTTGAGATTGCGGAGACCGCCAGGGCGGACGGCAGAAAGGCCCCTGGCCTGCTGGGGGAGGGAATCGCCGACAGGGTGATGCTCGATGCGCCCTGCACCAGCGACGGGACGATAGCGAAGAACCCCGAGCTCAGGTGGCGCCTTCGCGAGAAGAACATTCCGAAGGTTGTGACCCTGCAGAGGGAGCTCATAGAAAGCGCCTGGAGGCTTCTGAAGCCTGGCGGAAGGATGCTTTACTCCACCTGCTCCATGCTTCCCGAGGAGAACGAGGGTGTGGTCGAGTGGTTCCTGGGAAGGCACGATGATGCCCAGCTGGTGCCCCTGGACGGTCCCTACGATGAAGGCTTTCTGCCCGGAACCATGAGGGCGTGGCCCCACAGGCATAGGACGATAGGATTCTTCTACGCCCTGATAGAAAAGAAGGGGGATTAG
- a CDS encoding heavy metal-binding domain-containing protein: MDDIIITTTESLPGYRVVEVKGLARGGIVRATHVGRDIMAFFKNLKGGEVQEYTQMLAEAREEALRRMKLHAEDMGANAVVGVRFMTSAVASGMAEIYAYGTAVVVERIEEE; the protein is encoded by the coding sequence ATGGACGATATCATCATAACGACCACTGAAAGCCTGCCCGGGTACAGGGTGGTCGAGGTAAAGGGCCTCGCGAGGGGCGGCATAGTCAGGGCCACCCACGTTGGCAGGGACATAATGGCCTTCTTCAAGAACCTCAAGGGCGGTGAGGTTCAGGAGTACACGCAGATGCTTGCGGAGGCCAGGGAGGAGGCCCTGAGGAGGATGAAGCTCCACGCCGAGGACATGGGCGCCAACGCGGTCGTGGGTGTTCGCTTTATGACCTCCGCGGTGGCCTCGGGCATGGCGGAGATATACGCATACGGCACTGCAGTGGTCGTTGAGAGGATCGAGGAGGAGTGA
- a CDS encoding YiiX/YebB-like N1pC/P60 family cysteine hydrolase, translated as MRKLGIMAVVFLLLGATVPGASAGDLLNYIWDTSTYQHPYPTDVQPGDLVYGHSPDLFNAIIPGYWIHVAIVAWYNESINDWMVIEAKIGKGIIISPLSEFLSRYDVVALQRVKVDDATKQRAIQFAYQQLGKPYNYDYIGKPKVYDDKYYCSQLIWAAYLVASNFQVNLDENDGAWSWTYFYSVAPQEVYDDPMTYTIYYHSA; from the coding sequence ATGAGGAAGCTTGGAATAATGGCAGTGGTTTTCCTCCTTCTCGGCGCCACCGTTCCTGGTGCCAGCGCCGGTGACCTCCTGAACTACATCTGGGACACAAGCACCTACCAGCACCCGTACCCGACCGACGTTCAGCCGGGTGACCTAGTCTACGGCCACAGCCCGGACCTCTTCAACGCCATAATCCCCGGATACTGGATACACGTTGCCATCGTCGCCTGGTACAACGAGAGTATCAACGACTGGATGGTTATAGAGGCCAAGATAGGCAAGGGCATCATCATCAGCCCGCTCAGCGAGTTCCTCAGCAGGTACGACGTCGTGGCCCTCCAGAGGGTCAAGGTCGATGACGCCACCAAGCAGAGGGCCATTCAGTTCGCCTACCAGCAGCTCGGAAAGCCCTACAACTACGACTACATCGGCAAGCCGAAGGTCTACGACGACAAGTACTACTGCTCCCAGCTCATCTGGGCGGCTTACCTTGTGGCCAGCAACTTCCAGGTGAACCTGGACGAGAACGACGGCGCCTGGAGCTGGACCTACTTCTACTCAGTCGCCCCGCAGGAAGTTTACGACGACCCGATGACCTACACCATCTACTACCACTCCGCCTGA
- a CDS encoding METTL5 family protein encodes MKKKHLAIALSRLEGFKNPKPELEQYRTPGNVAAELLWLAHSLGDIGGRVVGDLGAGTGVLSIGACLLGAAGVYAVEVDETALEVARENARSLGMEECIEFIHSEVSRFGRKVDTVVMNPPFGSQNPHADRPFLLKAFEVSDVVYSIHLAKPEVRRFIEAFVGDAGFEITHRITLPFEIPAQFFFHRKRLERVLVDIYRLERT; translated from the coding sequence GTGAAGAAGAAGCACCTCGCTATTGCCCTTTCCCGCCTTGAGGGTTTCAAAAATCCCAAACCCGAGCTCGAGCAATACCGGACTCCTGGGAACGTCGCCGCGGAGCTCCTCTGGTTAGCCCACTCTCTGGGGGACATTGGGGGAAGGGTCGTGGGGGACCTGGGTGCGGGAACCGGTGTTCTCTCCATCGGTGCCTGCCTCCTCGGTGCCGCGGGGGTTTACGCCGTTGAGGTGGACGAAACCGCGCTTGAGGTCGCTAGAGAAAACGCCCGCTCCCTTGGTATGGAGGAGTGCATCGAGTTCATTCACTCGGAGGTCTCCCGTTTTGGGAGGAAGGTGGACACGGTTGTGATGAACCCCCCCTTCGGCAGCCAGAACCCCCACGCTGACAGGCCTTTTCTGCTCAAGGCTTTTGAAGTGAGCGATGTCGTTTATTCCATACACCTGGCCAAACCTGAGGTGAGGCGTTTCATAGAGGCTTTTGTTGGGGACGCCGGTTTCGAGATAACCCACAGGATAACGCTCCCCTTTGAGATTCCGGCCCAGTTCTTCTTCCACAGGAAGAGACTGGAAAGGGTCCTGGTGGACATTTATAGACTTGAGAGAACATAA
- a CDS encoding YiiX/YebB-like N1pC/P60 family cysteine hydrolase has product MKKVAAIVGLLVLAAMMNPVSALGSKTGGNYWHPYPWNVIPGDIVIGHGQKSDLVIPGYWTHTGIIAYYDSYYGEWVVIEAWESGIRMVLLSDFLSRYDTVAVLRVATSDYVRQNAVYFAYYQLGKPYDWGWWTKQVYGDSYYCSELVWAAYIAAGGPDIDANPGWSWTYANGVAPQEVYDDGDTYVIYYHSV; this is encoded by the coding sequence ATGAAGAAGGTCGCTGCAATAGTTGGGCTTCTGGTTCTCGCGGCAATGATGAACCCGGTATCCGCCCTTGGAAGCAAGACAGGGGGGAACTACTGGCACCCCTACCCGTGGAACGTAATCCCCGGGGACATAGTTATAGGGCACGGACAGAAGAGCGACCTTGTGATACCCGGATACTGGACACACACAGGAATAATCGCATACTACGACAGCTATTACGGAGAATGGGTAGTTATAGAGGCCTGGGAATCTGGAATAAGGATGGTTCTTCTCTCCGATTTCCTCAGCAGGTACGACACTGTGGCGGTTCTGCGTGTTGCCACGAGCGATTACGTCAGGCAGAACGCCGTGTACTTCGCATACTACCAGCTCGGGAAGCCCTACGACTGGGGCTGGTGGACGAAGCAGGTTTACGGTGATTCCTACTACTGCTCGGAGCTTGTATGGGCGGCATACATCGCCGCGGGCGGCCCGGACATCGACGCCAACCCCGGCTGGAGCTGGACCTACGCCAACGGAGTCGCTCCGCAGGAAGTTTACGATGACGGAGACACCTACGTAATCTACTACCACTCGGTCTGA
- a CDS encoding nitrilase — MKVAYVQMEPVFLEPEANYSKAEELIRAAADEGAELVVLPELFDTGYNFRSREEVLEVAGQIPDGPTTQFLMELSRELGVFIVAGTAEKDEKGKLYNSAVVTGPIGSGYIGKYRKVHLFYREKLFFEPGDLGFHVFNIGIAKVGVMICFDWFFPESARTLALKGADIIAHPSNLVMPYAPRAMPIRALENRVYTITANRIGEEFGLRFIGKSTIASPKAEVLAMGSEDEEEVAVVEIDLGMARNKKLNEMNDVFRDRRPEHYSL, encoded by the coding sequence ATGAAGGTGGCTTACGTTCAGATGGAACCCGTTTTTCTTGAGCCTGAGGCAAACTACTCCAAGGCAGAGGAGCTGATACGTGCCGCCGCCGATGAAGGCGCGGAACTCGTGGTCCTTCCGGAGCTCTTTGACACCGGCTACAACTTCAGGAGCAGGGAGGAGGTTCTGGAAGTCGCGGGTCAGATACCCGACGGACCCACGACCCAGTTCCTCATGGAGCTCTCCCGAGAGCTCGGTGTCTTCATAGTCGCGGGGACGGCGGAGAAGGACGAGAAGGGAAAGCTGTACAATTCCGCGGTCGTTACCGGCCCAATAGGCAGCGGCTACATAGGCAAATACCGCAAGGTTCACCTCTTCTACCGTGAGAAGCTCTTCTTTGAACCGGGGGATCTGGGCTTCCATGTTTTCAACATCGGGATCGCGAAGGTCGGCGTCATGATATGCTTCGACTGGTTCTTCCCGGAGTCCGCGAGAACGCTCGCCCTCAAAGGGGCCGACATCATAGCCCACCCCAGCAACCTGGTGATGCCCTACGCCCCCAGGGCGATGCCCATACGGGCCCTGGAGAACCGTGTCTACACGATAACCGCCAACAGGATCGGCGAGGAGTTTGGATTGAGGTTCATCGGTAAGAGCACGATAGCATCGCCGAAGGCCGAAGTGCTGGCGATGGGGAGCGAGGATGAGGAGGAGGTGGCCGTTGTCGAGATAGACCTCGGGATGGCGAGGAACAAGAAGCTCAACGAGATGAACGACGTCTTCAGGGACAGGCGCCCCGAGCACTACTCCCTGTGA
- a CDS encoding DUF432 domain-containing protein, with product MFGEHELRTQFIKIMDKKIHLVEESEDKILYRRDETRVLIKRGKGKFLILPAPAEGYGVKFLFIKLSERIAVPPKERLMGYLSAPIDISVKSGDLEIDRFTVGREKYTLYGEKTVGVIARYHESDFYEKPPDSPGVVKLVISNPTESWKMVERIVFPIRNSVMFYEENKAYYPLIILLTKEIYEVNNTGNPPDGTLKPTHEAEPLPNFRMRWS from the coding sequence ATGTTTGGTGAGCACGAGCTCAGGACCCAGTTCATCAAAATCATGGACAAAAAAATCCATCTCGTTGAGGAGTCAGAAGACAAGATCCTCTACCGTCGGGATGAGACGAGGGTTCTGATAAAAAGGGGAAAGGGAAAGTTCCTCATCCTCCCGGCCCCTGCAGAGGGCTATGGTGTGAAGTTTCTGTTCATAAAGCTCTCCGAGAGGATCGCTGTTCCCCCAAAGGAACGGCTGATGGGGTACCTCTCCGCCCCGATTGATATCTCGGTGAAGAGCGGCGACCTCGAGATAGACCGCTTCACCGTGGGGCGGGAAAAATACACCCTCTACGGCGAGAAGACTGTGGGAGTCATAGCGAGGTACCACGAGAGCGACTTTTATGAAAAGCCCCCCGATTCCCCAGGGGTAGTGAAGCTCGTCATCAGCAACCCAACAGAAAGCTGGAAGATGGTGGAGAGGATAGTGTTCCCGATAAGGAACAGCGTGATGTTCTACGAGGAGAATAAGGCGTACTACCCCCTCATAATCCTGCTGACGAAGGAGATATACGAGGTCAACAACACGGGAAACCCCCCCGACGGGACTCTGAAGCCCACCCACGAGGCGGAACCGCTCCCCAACTTCAGAATGAGGTGGTCGTGA
- a CDS encoding mechanosensitive ion channel family protein — protein MAANNTTTAPSTSPAPIQIDLSLLTLVEAALIIFGMIVLGRVVRKIIIRKSKETSLTWIINEDTADIVFRMFVLGGIIWALYLLGIMSYGLGPTTVGNIAFAMGFFYFSYLIAKKSKDYMIMSSGKKAQPDTIVKAKVFYYVFITITFFMALSFAGVSTELSALLAAAGITGIVLGFSAQTVVSNFISGVFMYFDKPLLIGDQVKIGELEGVVEDIRILSTRIRAWDGTLIRIPNEKLFNSNIVNFMRYPVRRVDVNIGIAYAADAERAVEVIKKVLDDIPFVLVEPEPLVYVTDLGESSVNIAIKAWAPSERWFAVRTRIIHDVKKALDEAGIEIPFPQRVNWFANELKVRIEEPPKKSEESEEGA, from the coding sequence ATGGCAGCTAACAACACCACAACGGCCCCATCGACCTCACCTGCACCGATTCAGATAGACCTCAGCCTGCTGACCCTTGTGGAAGCGGCCCTGATAATATTCGGCATGATAGTCCTCGGAAGGGTGGTCAGGAAGATAATCATCAGAAAGTCAAAGGAAACGAGCCTGACATGGATAATCAACGAGGATACCGCGGATATAGTCTTCAGGATGTTCGTGCTCGGGGGCATCATCTGGGCCCTGTACCTGCTCGGCATAATGAGCTACGGGCTGGGACCGACCACCGTGGGCAACATAGCCTTCGCGATGGGCTTCTTTTACTTCTCGTACCTGATAGCAAAGAAGTCCAAGGACTACATGATAATGAGCTCTGGGAAGAAGGCCCAGCCCGACACTATAGTCAAGGCGAAGGTCTTCTACTACGTCTTCATAACCATCACCTTCTTCATGGCGCTGAGCTTCGCGGGGGTGAGCACAGAACTGAGCGCCCTGCTGGCCGCGGCCGGAATAACGGGTATCGTTCTTGGTTTTTCTGCTCAGACAGTCGTTTCGAACTTCATATCAGGCGTTTTCATGTACTTTGACAAGCCCCTGCTGATAGGCGACCAGGTCAAGATAGGCGAGCTGGAGGGCGTCGTGGAGGACATAAGAATCCTCTCCACGAGGATACGCGCGTGGGACGGTACGCTCATAAGGATACCGAACGAGAAGCTCTTCAACAGCAACATAGTGAACTTCATGCGCTACCCTGTTAGGCGTGTGGATGTTAACATCGGCATCGCGTACGCCGCCGACGCTGAGAGGGCAGTCGAGGTAATAAAAAAAGTCCTCGACGACATCCCCTTCGTCCTCGTCGAGCCGGAACCGCTCGTGTACGTCACCGACCTCGGCGAAAGCTCGGTGAACATAGCCATAAAGGCCTGGGCACCCAGTGAAAGGTGGTTCGCGGTCAGGACGAGGATAATCCACGACGTCAAAAAGGCCCTCGACGAGGCGGGAATAGAGATACCGTTCCCGCAGAGGGTGAACTGGTTCGCCAACGAGCTGAAGGTCAGAATCGAGGAGCCACCCAAGAAATCGGAGGAAAGCGAAGAGGGGGCCTAA
- the dph2 gene encoding diphthamide biosynthesis enzyme Dph2 codes for MHEVSMREILEKLRELGAERVLIQTPEGLKREAQALADFLEENRIEAIISGDINYGACDPADREARLLGCDALIHLGHSYMMLHLEVPAIFVPAFANVDVVPSLEKNLDEVRKLGRRIALVTTAQHIHQLERARAFLEKHGFEVIIGKGDSRVSWPGQILGCNFAAAKVDAEGVLFIGAGYFHPLGAALATRKPTLAVNPYSGDAIWMDNEAERLIRRRWAQIAKAMDAERFGVITSTKKGQLRLAEAKRVVKLLREHGKYARLMAMNHISYPALEGFDFDAYVVVACPRVPIDDYENWRKPVLTPPEVEILLGLREDYAFDEILGVGRKEDEPIGIALHGGGK; via the coding sequence ATGCATGAGGTTTCGATGCGAGAGATACTGGAGAAGCTGCGAGAGCTCGGCGCGGAAAGGGTGCTCATTCAGACGCCGGAGGGTCTGAAGCGCGAGGCCCAGGCGCTGGCAGACTTTCTTGAGGAGAACAGGATAGAGGCCATAATAAGCGGTGACATCAACTACGGTGCCTGCGACCCCGCCGACCGGGAGGCGAGGCTCCTCGGCTGCGACGCGCTTATACACCTGGGGCACTCGTACATGATGCTCCATCTGGAGGTTCCAGCGATATTCGTTCCTGCCTTTGCGAACGTTGATGTTGTCCCATCACTCGAGAAGAACCTTGACGAGGTACGAAAGCTGGGGAGGAGGATAGCCCTCGTCACGACCGCCCAGCACATCCACCAACTTGAGCGGGCGAGGGCGTTTTTGGAAAAACACGGCTTTGAGGTTATTATTGGAAAAGGGGACTCCCGCGTCAGCTGGCCGGGCCAGATTCTCGGCTGCAACTTTGCCGCGGCCAAGGTGGATGCCGAGGGGGTTCTCTTCATAGGGGCCGGCTACTTCCATCCTCTGGGGGCTGCACTGGCGACGAGGAAGCCAACCCTCGCGGTAAACCCATACTCCGGCGATGCCATTTGGATGGATAACGAGGCCGAAAGGCTCATCAGGAGACGCTGGGCACAGATAGCAAAGGCCATGGATGCGGAGCGCTTCGGCGTGATAACAAGCACCAAGAAGGGCCAGCTCCGCCTGGCGGAGGCGAAGCGCGTGGTAAAGCTCCTCCGTGAGCACGGGAAATACGCGAGGCTCATGGCCATGAACCACATCAGCTACCCCGCCCTCGAGGGCTTTGACTTCGATGCGTACGTCGTAGTCGCCTGCCCGCGCGTTCCGATAGATGACTACGAGAACTGGAGGAAGCCGGTGCTGACGCCGCCGGAGGTCGAGATACTCCTGGGCCTGCGCGAGGACTACGCCTTTGACGAGATACTCGGGGTGGGGAGGAAGGAAGACGAGCCGATCGGCATCGCGCTCCACGGTGGTGGGAAGTGA
- a CDS encoding multidrug transporter — MVTKIRGYILVGVLLLVVLGVELVANAEGFLPSASYQRGYFGAGSLQAELLPAGSHVTGHVRAEHPFSVYIVTSESGYFENVTAGSVILRWENVTEVNLDLITSEGAQYLVVKNGNTEQEIEIAFRADR, encoded by the coding sequence ATGGTGACGAAAATCAGGGGCTATATCCTTGTTGGGGTTCTCCTACTGGTGGTACTGGGCGTGGAGCTGGTCGCCAATGCCGAGGGATTCCTGCCCAGTGCATCGTATCAGAGGGGTTACTTCGGGGCAGGCTCACTCCAGGCCGAGCTGCTTCCAGCGGGCTCCCACGTGACAGGACACGTGAGGGCGGAGCACCCGTTCTCCGTCTACATCGTCACCTCTGAATCGGGCTACTTTGAGAACGTCACCGCTGGCAGTGTCATCCTCCGCTGGGAGAACGTGACGGAGGTTAACCTGGACCTCATAACGTCGGAGGGGGCCCAGTATCTCGTCGTAAAGAATGGGAACACGGAACAGGAGATAGAGATAGCTTTCAGAGCGGACCGCTGA
- a CDS encoding methyltransferase domain-containing protein yields MSLEGLYRYARAYMEPGNEGARKRFGELVEFFEKLELPRGGRVLDLCAGTGIAGAAAAKATGASRLTVLDARAEDLERVHEWLESADVGTAPTKVRGDVRNVPDLVGEHDVAVLFGNTMIHFDPFDAVRIFAGVALTLSGDGVFMVEDTDRVYRILYSIGYKEFFVESKGENHTLASVHEGYDVRRGTFKRAYYLLPGFEKVGEFDFHHWDLATQLAIGRIFFGEARLIRPGEHGFTRVGDVLYFKRPRKDIAALVLGDFSGPL; encoded by the coding sequence ATGTCCCTCGAAGGGCTCTACCGTTACGCCAGGGCATATATGGAGCCGGGCAATGAGGGGGCGAGAAAAAGGTTCGGGGAACTGGTGGAGTTCTTTGAAAAGCTGGAGCTTCCCCGAGGGGGAAGGGTTCTCGACCTGTGCGCCGGCACCGGCATAGCCGGAGCGGCCGCCGCCAAGGCCACCGGAGCGAGCAGGCTAACCGTCCTGGATGCCAGGGCCGAGGACCTCGAGAGGGTTCACGAGTGGCTCGAGTCGGCGGATGTGGGCACAGCACCCACCAAGGTCAGGGGAGATGTGAGGAACGTGCCCGACCTTGTGGGGGAACACGATGTGGCGGTGCTCTTTGGCAACACCATGATACACTTCGATCCCTTCGACGCGGTGAGGATATTCGCCGGCGTTGCCCTAACACTGAGCGGGGACGGGGTCTTCATGGTCGAGGACACCGACAGGGTTTACAGGATACTGTACAGCATCGGCTACAAGGAATTCTTCGTCGAGAGCAAGGGAGAGAACCACACCCTCGCCTCCGTCCACGAGGGATATGACGTCAGGAGGGGGACGTTCAAAAGAGCCTACTACCTCCTACCAGGATTTGAGAAAGTGGGGGAGTTCGATTTCCATCACTGGGACCTGGCGACCCAGCTGGCGATCGGGCGGATATTCTTTGGGGAGGCCAGGCTGATACGACCGGGGGAGCACGGATTCACGCGCGTGGGGGATGTCCTCTACTTCAAACGTCCAAGAAAGGACATTGCCGCGCTCGTCCTCGGTGACTTCAGCGGTCCGCTCTGA